GGCGTTCGCCACGGAACCGGTTCCCTGGGGCGTGTTCGAGAAGATCCGCAAAGGCGAGTACGAGCCCGTCCGCACGGCCAATCCGTCGGTGCCCGCCGAGGTCGAAACGGTGGTGGACCGCCTGCTCGCCGTGCAGCCCGAACGCAGGTTCGCCAATTCCGGCGACATGCTCGCGCAGATCGAGATGCTGCGCCGCATTCATGGCGGCGGGGCCGACGCCACAGTGCTCGGAGATTTCCTCCGCCGCGTGGTGCGCGAGGGGGGGACCTGGATGGGCACGCCCGCGCCGGGACTCGCGCCTCCCGCCGGGGCGGGCCGATCGACGACCTGGTCGACGGATTTCGACACCTCGCCGGGGATCGCGTCCCGCGAATCGATGCCGGCCGCCGGGATTCCAGTCCCGGATTTCGCCGGACTCGAAACGGCGCCCCCGGGTATTTCCACACAGCCCTTCGGCAATTCCTCACGGCCCTCGGGTCTTTCCACTCATTCCCGCGCGCCCATCGTCGCCCCCGGTGCGGCGGGTCCCGACGACGCGGTCCGCCTCGATCCGATGGATCTCGCGCGGCTTTCCGATCTTTTGGTGGAGTCGCCCATCGAGGAAACCGGCACCGCCGACGGCGAGGTGCGCGACGGCGTCATCGCCGCGATCTGTTATCGGATCGCCGAGTCCGGCGCCGCATCGGAGGCGCGATCCGACGACCTTCACGCGCACATGCGGCGCGTGATCGAGCGCGTCCTGCACGGACGCGGCGCGGCGACGACGCCATGGTCCGAATCGCGTCTCATCGCCGTGTGGGGTCTCGCCTCGAACATCGAGGACGCCGCCGCGCGGGCCGTCGCGTGTTCGCTCGAACTCGTCGAGGTGGCGCGGCATCTGTCGGGCATCTCGCACTCGCCCGGCGCGCTGGAGCTGCGTGTGGGCATCGGCGCCGGTCAGGCGGTGTGCGAATGGCGTTCGGACCGGCACGTCGTCGTCGAGGGCGAACCGATCGAGGCCACCCGCGCGATGTGCGCGCTGGCCGACGCGAACGAGATCGTCGTCTCCGCGCGCGTTCACGAAGCCTGCCGCGACCGCTTTCGCTGGGCGACGCCCGCGCAGGATCGCGCCGGCGATCTGTTCGTGCCCGCCGGGCATGCCCCCTGGGCGCTGGCGTCCGTCGCCGGAGCAAAGGGGGCGGCGGCGCCGCCGCTGGTCGGCCGCGATGACGAACTCGCATTGCTGCGCGCGGCGTGGGACCTCATTCGCGCCCGCACCGACCGCAATCGACGCGGCGGCGCGGTGCACCACATTCTGGAAGTCGGCGGCGAGGCGGGTTCCGGCAAGACCCGTCTCGTCGAGGAGTTCATCGCCGCCATCGCCGAGGATCCCCCGCTCGTTCTGCGTGCCTTCGCGCATGCCCACGATCCGCGGCCCTTCGCGGCGTGGACGACGCTGCTCGCGGGATTTCTCGGGGTGCCGGAGGACGACGACGATGGCTGGAAAGTCGCCCTGCTCGCCGTCGCGAACGACGTCGCCGACACGCGCTCACGAACGGCGTTCGAGGAATCGGTGCCGATTCTCGCGTCGCTTGCCGCCGCGACGCGTCTCTACACCACGTTGACCTGGCCGGCCGAGGAAGCCGACGAGACCGAGTGGTTCATCGCGCTGCGTAACTTCGTGCGTGCGCTGGCGTGGTCGCATCGGCCTCTGCTGCTCGTCTTCGAGGACATGCAGTGGCTCGACGCCGCGTCGCGCCGGGCGCTCGAGTTCGTGCTGCAAAACTGCGACGTGAGGCAGGGAATTTTCGTCGTCGGACTCGAACGGGGCGGCGACGACGCGCCCGGTCACGGACCGAATCCGCACGCGCACTACGCCACGAGGGAGCGCATCCGGCTCACCCCGCTCGGCGAAGAGTCGGCGCGCGACCTGCTTCGCGCCCTGCTCCCCGGCCTCGAGGATCGCACCGAGTCGCCCGTCGACGCGCGGCGCGGCGATCCCGGCACGGTGCGCGAGGAAACGCGCGGTTTCCTGTCGCGTTACGACCTGACCTGGCGGCGTGTGCGCGCGGGGATTCTGGAGAGGTCCGGCGGCAATCCGTATCTGTTGCTCGAACTCATCCGCGCGATCCGCGAAAACGGCGATCTCGTCTGCGAAAACGGGCGATGGCGATTCACGAGTCCGCAGGTGGGGCTGGCCCTGCCCGCGACGGCCATCGATCTGGCCCTCGCCCGCGTCGATCGCCTCGGCCCCGAGCCCAAGCGCGCGCTGCACATCGCCGCCGTGCTCGGCGCGTCCTTCGTCGCCGACGCGTTCGCGCACGTCGCGACGAAAATCGGGCACGTGGGCGACCCCCGGGCGATCCTCGGCGATCTGGAAGCCCGCGGCCTGCTCGTGCGCGAGGATCCCGGGCGATACGACCGATACCGCTTTCGCGAGATCATCGTGCGCGAAACCGTTTATCAGGCGGTGCTCGCCCCGGTACGCGCGCGCGTGCATCGCATCGCCGCCGAGTACCTGGAAACGCGCCCCGAGCGCCGCGATATCTTCGTCGAGAGCGTCGTCGCGTCGCACTGGGCGGCGTGCGGCCGGTTGGAACGCGCGATCACGTGGGGTTGCGAGGCGCTGCGAACGCTGCGTCGGCACGGACAGCACGAGGAGTGCGTGGAGTGGACCGACCGCGTCCTCGCGTGGATCGGCGAATGCCCCCCGTCGGGCGGGATCGAGGCGCGCCAGCTCGAAATGCTCGAGGCGCGCGAGGCGAGCCTCGGCCTGCTCGGCCGCACCGCGCAGCGCGAGCAGACGCTCGAGCAGATCCTCGCCCTGCTCGGCGATCGGCCCGCGCACCGCGTGAAGCGCGGCATCGCGTTCGAGCGCCTCGCCGTGGTGCGCCGGATTCAGGGGCGGATCCCCGAGGCGATCGCGTACCTGCACGACGCCCTCGAAATTCTGCGCGAATGCGGCCAGCGGCGTTACGAGGGCAAGGCGGAGAACGGGCTCGCCGTGGTGTACGGAGAGCTGGGCCGGCCGGCGGAAGAGATGGAACACTACCGCGCGGCGCAGGCGCTCTTCGAGGAGATCGACGAAAAGCGCGAGCTGGGGCGCGTTCACAACAACATCGGGATGCACCACCTCGACTCGGGCCGCGTCCCCGAGGCGATCGCGAGCATCGAGACCGCGATCCGGCTGTTCCGGCAGATCCATTACCGCCGCGAGGAGGCGTACGCGGTCAAAAACCTCGGTCTCGCCCATCGTCAGTTCGGGGATATCGACCGGGCCGAGGGGTACTTCCGCCGCGCGCTGGCGCTCGCGCGCGAGGTGGGCGACCTGCACGGCGAGGGCCGTGCGCACAACAACATCGGGATGGTCGAATACGACCGCGGTCGTCTCGACGAGGCGCGCGACGCGTTCCTCCCGGCCATGGAGATTCACGACGAGGTCGAGGACGCCGTCGGCGGCGCGATCGTGCAGCTCAACCTCGGCCTGTGCGACCAGTACGCGAATCGGCTCGAATCGGCGCTCGCGCACATCGACGCCGCCGTCGCGCGATTCGGCGGCGCGGACGCGAAACGGTATTCGGCCGTCGCCCAATCCTATCGCGGGCAGCAGTTGTTCGAGCTGGGCAGGATCGACGAGGCGCGCTCGGAACTCCTCGCGGCCGCGGACATTCTCGCCGAGGCGGGCGAGCGCGAGCACCTTGCGTTCACGCACTGCCGCCTCGCGGCGATGCGGATCGCGGCGGAAGAGTTGGACCGCGCGGGGGAGTCCCTCGCCCAGGTCGAGCACCTGCTCGCCTCGGGGGATCTCCCGCTCGTTCGGCTGGTGTATCATGCCGTGATCGGGCGCGCGGCGCTGGCGGCGGGAGGCCCGGACGACCCCGAGACCGTCGCCGCCGCCGTCCGCGAATACCGCCGCGTCCTCGACCTGCTGGAAAAACAAAGGATCGGACCGCGAAACGAATACTCGGCGGAATTCACGAGGCTGCGCATCGATCTCGCGTCGCGCGGGGTGGGCGAATCCCGATTGCCGCTGCCGGCGCATTGGGACACCGCGCCGCGCATGAGCGCGCCGACGATGCTGGAAACCTGGAATTGAAATGAACCTGTGTGTTTCGGAGAGGACGCCATGACCGACGAACCGGGCTCGCGATCGCACTGGATCGCGACCATCGAGGATCTGCGCGCGCAGCTTAACGCCGCGAGGTCTTCGACCAACTGGCGCGAGCGCACCGACGTCTTTTTGTCCGTCGTCGCCGACGCCGCCGCCATGCTGCTGGGCCGACGAGATGTGAACGAACTGCTCGCGGCCATGCTCGACCACGCCTGCCTGCTGATGGGCGCCGCGCACGCCTACTACGGCGCAAAGGAAGGCGACGACGGCATCCGCGTGCTCGTCGGCAAGGGCATCATGGAAACCGTCGTGGGCATGCGTCTCCCATATCAGGGCGTCAGCGGCGCGGCCATCTTGTCGGGCCGCGCGGAATGCGTGCACGACTACGAAACCTGGGAGGGGCGCAGCCAGGACACGGGCGATGTCGTGGTGCGCAGCGCGATCGCCGTGCCGCTGCTCGCCAACGGCCAGTTCGTGACGGGCGTGCTCACGCTCTTCCACTGCGGCGACGAGGAAGGACGATTCGGCGACGACGACGAACGCCTGCTCGCCGGGTTCGCTCAGCTCGCGTCGGTCGCGCTCGACAACGCGCGCCTGTTCGAGACGCTGCAGGTCGAGCTGCATCGCAAGGACGCCGCCGAAAAGGGGATGCGGGAGTCGGAACGGCGGTTCGCGGAGGTGATCGATTTTCTGCCCGAAGCCATGCTCGCCGTGGACCGCAAGGGACGCGTCATCGCGTGGAACCGCGCGATGGCCGAACTCACCGGCGTCGGGTCTTCCGCCGTGATGGGGCGCGGCGAATACGCCAGCTCCGTGCCGTTTTACGGGGTGCGCCGGCCCATGCCGATCGACCTCGCGCTGCGCAGCACCGACGACGCGGGCGAGGAAATGGAAAATGTCGTGCGCGACGGCGAGTCGATCGTCACCGAGATCCACTTTCCGAACCTGCGTCCCGGCGGCGCGTATCTGGCGATCCGCGCGCGGCCGACGCGCGACCCGGGCGGTCGCATCAACGGCGCGGTGCAGACGATCCGCGACGTCACCGCGCGGCGACGCATGGAGATCGCCGTGCGCGAGAGCCGCGAGCGGCTGATGTCGCATCAGTCCACGCTCATGGACCTGACGAAGCTCGTCGCCACGCGCTTCGACGACCTCGACGCGCTCTTTCGCGAGGTGTCGGCGATATCCGCGGCAACGCTCGGCGTTCGGCGCATGGGCATCCGGTTTTTCAACGAGGAGAGGAATTCGCTCGTTTGCCGCGAGCGGTACGACGCCGCGACGGGCAGGCACACGTCCGGCGAGGAGTTCGCGCAGGCAAGACACCCGACTTATTTCCGCCACCTGCTGGAAGACCGCCTCATCACCGCGCACGACGCACTGGCCGACCCGCGCACGCGCGAGTTTGCCGCCGACTATTTTCCGCGCTACGGAATCGCCTCGACGATGGATTGCCCGATCCGCGGCGGCGGAAAGCTGCTGGGCGTGGTGTGCCACGAGCACGTCGGGGCTCCGCGCCGGTGGACCGTGGAGGAGGAGAGCTTCGCGGCCTCGGTCGGCGACCTCATCGCGCTCGCCCTCGAGTCATGGACGCGCCGGAAGGTCGAGCGCGAGTTGCAGGCCAGCATCCGGTTCGAGGACCTCATCATCGGCATCACGACGCGCTTTTGCGGCGCGGCGAGCGCCGATGTTGATGCCGCGATCGAGATCGCGCTCGGGGAGATCGGCGAGTTCGCGGTCGTGGACCGGGCTTATCTCTTCGACTTCGCGGACGGCGGTCGGCGATTTTCGAACACGCACGAATGGTGCGCCCCGGACGTGACCCCGCATATCGCCGATCTGCAGAACCTGGCGTCGGACGACTTCGCCTATCTCGTCCGCCGCATCCACGCGGGGGAGGTCTTCCATGTCCCGGTGGTGGCGGAGCTCCCTCCCGAGGCGGCCAACGAACGCCTCGAATTCGAGCGTGAGGGCATTCGCTCGATCCTGTGCATCCCGATCAGGACACTCGACGACGTGACGGGATTCATGGGATTCGATTCGGTGCGCGAGCCGCTCACGTGGACCGACCACCAGATCCGGCTGCTGAAGACGGTCGCGTCGCTGATCGCCGTGGTGCGCGAACGCGCCCGCGCCGCATCGCCCGGCTAACCGGACCTCCGCCCGACGAGGATGCACTCGACGCCGAGCAGCGAGGCGGTGCGTTCCACGCGGACTCCGAAACCGTCGAGTTCGCGCGCGAGCGCGTCGATATCCGGCGCGGCCATGTCGTCCGGCATCGTCACGCGCAGCGGCGTCCAGGCGCGCAGCGCCGCGATCATCCGCCAGGTGAGGCCGCGCGCGTCGGGCACGTGCACGACGAATACGCCGCCGGGGGCGAGCACGCGGGCGCACTCGGCGAGCGCGCCGCGCCCCGACGCCATCGCGACCATCCACGTGGCGACGACCGCGTCGAACGCGCCGTCGGCGAACGGCATCGCCCGCGCGTCGGCGCACACGGCGTTCGCACCGCGCCCGGCCAAAAAGCGGACCTTGGCTTCGTTCAGATCGAGGGCCGTCACGCCCGGATAGGTCGCGGCGAAGACCGACGAGCCCGATCCCGCGATCAGAATTTTCTCACACCCGTCCACGGCCTCGCGGATCGTCGCGTAGCGTTTTGCCAATAGCGCGCGGCGCACGGGATTGAGGCTCGATGCGCCGCGAAACTCGCAGTCCGCGGCGTCGGGCCCGTGGCGGCGGCGCCAGTGACGCGCGAACGTGCGCAGATACGAGATGCCGAACGCGAAGACGCGCGCGTTGCTCGATCCCGCCACGCGCGGGCGGTAGTAGAACGGAACCTCGCGGATACGCCGCCCGGCGTTGTGCATGCGGATCAGCAAATCCTGAAGCAGGCTGAAGTCCGCGCCGGTCAGGTCGCCGAGCGGCACCGCGTCGCGGCGATAGAGGCGGAATCCGCTGCTCTGGTCGCGCACGGGGAACGCGAGGGTGATCGAAAAGAATGCGTTGAGCACCTTCGAGAGCAGATAGCGGTCAAACGGCATCTCGGCGAATCCGCCGGGCACGTAGCGGCTCGCGATGACGAGGTCCGCGCCGTCGCGCTCGCGCCACAGCCGCGGAATGAACTCGGGCGGATGTGACAGGTCCGCGTCCATCGTCAGCACGAACTCGCCGTGCGCCGTCTCGAATCCGTCCACGATCGCGCCGCCGTAACCGGGCCGTACCTGGGTGACGACGCGTGCGCCCGCCTCGGCCGCAATTTGCCCCGTGCCGTCGGCGCTGCCCGCGTCGACCACGACCACCTCGAAGCGCGCGCCCATGCGCTCGCACACGCGCGTCGTCTCGCGCACCGCGGCGGCGATATTGCCCGCCTCATTTCGGGTCGGGATCACGACGGACAGTTCGATCGATTCGGCATTCACGGCAGCAACTCTCCAGATCGCGGCGACATTAGCCACAACATCCCCGCGCGGGCAAGGCGACGTGTGGCGCAAGACGTCCGAATTGTGGCGCGGGCGCCCCCGCCCGCGATGAAGCCGCTCGGACCCGGCCGAGGGCGGCCGGGCCACACGTCAGTTTTCGCGCGGCACGCACACCACATACGCCCCGGCGCGCCCGGCGGGGGCGTAGTTTTCGGCCACCGCGCGCAGGAATTCGTCCGAAAACCGCTCGCGCGTGACAACCGATGGCGCGCTCGGCGGACTTTCCAGCACGATGAGCGCATACCGCCGGTCGCGAACGCGTTCGAGCCAGGGCCGCTCGTCAAAAAGCCCGCGCGCGAAGAGTTTGTGCGCGAGATAAGGATTGACGAGATCGGGCGCATCGGTTCCCGCGACAAGGGCGTAGCCGGAGTTTTCGAGGATCGCCGGACCGGGCCTCGCGCGCAGCGCCTCGACCAGCATGCGGTCGGCGGCGTCGCTCGCCGGAACGTTGCGCGTAGGGCTGACCGAGGGAATCGACGCGATCAAGAGCAACGCGAACGCCGCGGCGGCGACCATCGCGCCGCGCGACGCGCCTCCGCCCCGTGCGCGGTCGAGTCCCACCGCGACGCCCGCCGCGCACGCGGCGTGAAACTCGAACATGTAAAGGTGACTCGAACCTTCCTTGCCGAGCGCGACGAGGCTCGCGGCGGTCACCGCCGCGTAGATCGCGAGCGGTGCGACGCGCCCGTCTTCGGTGCGCGCGGCGAGCGCGAGAGCGAATCCCGCGAGGGCGAGCAGGTGCGGCGCGGTGTCGAGGCGGATGTAGCCGCCGGCGTAATACGCGAGGCGTCCCCACGCGAAAGGCGTGACGGAAAATCCGAGGATGTTTTGCAGGAACACGCCGCTCGCCCATTCGCACGCCGCGATCGCGACGCCGAGCCCCGCCGCGTACATCGCGCCGAACACGAGCGCGCGGCGACGTTCACACACCACCCACCAGAGACCGAGCGCAAGCGGACCCGCGATCGCCGTTTGTTTCGTCATCCACGCCGCGACGCCGAGCAGCGCCGCGAGCGCGAGCCTTCGGCGCGACGGCGATTCGACGGCCCCGACGACGAGAGCGGCGAGGGAGAGCGCCGAGGCGAGGGCATCGACGCGCACCAGCGCTCCCAGCCGCGCGGTTTCGGGCACGATCAGGAACACGGCGGCGGCGATCCACACCGCGCGCGCGTTCGCGGATCGGCGGGCGAGCATCGCGGCCAGGACGGCGATCGCGATGACCGCCGCGAGGCTCACCAGGCGTCCCGCGAGAAAGGGATGCGCGGCGCTGTCGGCGAGGCGCAGAATCCCCGCGTAGAGCGGCGGATAGTTGAAAATAGGCAGCAGCGGCCCGTGCGGTTCGACATAAAGCGGCTGCCCCGCGGTCCAAAGCCGCGCGGCCCACACGCACCCGCCCTCGAAATTTTCGAGCGGATACGGCCACAACGCGAGCCGGGCGAGCGTGACGAGCGAAAGCGTCGCGGCGCCCATCGCCGCGATCGCCGTCGCCCGCAACGCGTGTGCGTCCCGCGGGCGTTCCGGATCGGAGCCTGCGGAGGGGGCATCGGCGGACATGGCGGCCTCGGGTCGCGGGAATCTCGGGAGACTCGTTACTAACACAAGACGAGAGGGGGAACATCCGCCACGAAATATGATGGGGAACATCCGCGCCGGACGTGCGTGGGCCCAAAATAGACGCTCGCGGACGCGCCGCGCGGGCACGGTCGGGATCGGTGCGCTTTGCCCTCTTGAACGCGCATCGGGCTTTGCCTACTGTGACCTGTTCCGATCACGCGGGGTTCACAAGGGGGAGAAGAGCGAGTGTTGAGCGCGCGCACGGACATTCTGCTGGCGATGTGCCCGCCCTACGGGCCGGAGATGCCGCCGCTGTCGCTGGCGTCGCTGGTCGAGTCGGCGCGCGCGAACGGATTTACCGCGAATGTGCTCGACTTGAATATCGACGTCTTTCGCGCGGCGGTCGATCCCGGTGAATGGGAGATGGACCACAAGGAACAATGGGTCTGGCCGACGAAATTCCCGGATCTGTGGAAACGCCACGCCCCCGCGCTCGAGGCCGGCATCGCGACCCTCATCGAGGCCGATGCGCGCGTG
This portion of the Deltaproteobacteria bacterium genome encodes:
- a CDS encoding protein kinase: MGNRIVGGKYELLRRLGRGGMAEVYLGRMAGAARFQKTFAVKLVLPHLIESPNDVALFVDEAKLVAQLTHSNIVQVFDFGVDGEDIFLVMEYVEGCTLRALLTACANRGRTAPLDIALFVMSQVCRGLDYAHRKRDDEGRPLALIHRDLDPNNVLISDEGEVKISDFGIARSATQAHHSDSGALRGKVFYMPPEAIAARPVDQRADQFILGAVFYEVLTGKKAFATEPVPWGVFEKIRKGEYEPVRTANPSVPAEVETVVDRLLAVQPERRFANSGDMLAQIEMLRRIHGGGADATVLGDFLRRVVREGGTWMGTPAPGLAPPAGAGRSTTWSTDFDTSPGIASRESMPAAGIPVPDFAGLETAPPGISTQPFGNSSRPSGLSTHSRAPIVAPGAAGPDDAVRLDPMDLARLSDLLVESPIEETGTADGEVRDGVIAAICYRIAESGAASEARSDDLHAHMRRVIERVLHGRGAATTPWSESRLIAVWGLASNIEDAAARAVACSLELVEVARHLSGISHSPGALELRVGIGAGQAVCEWRSDRHVVVEGEPIEATRAMCALADANEIVVSARVHEACRDRFRWATPAQDRAGDLFVPAGHAPWALASVAGAKGAAAPPLVGRDDELALLRAAWDLIRARTDRNRRGGAVHHILEVGGEAGSGKTRLVEEFIAAIAEDPPLVLRAFAHAHDPRPFAAWTTLLAGFLGVPEDDDDGWKVALLAVANDVADTRSRTAFEESVPILASLAAATRLYTTLTWPAEEADETEWFIALRNFVRALAWSHRPLLLVFEDMQWLDAASRRALEFVLQNCDVRQGIFVVGLERGGDDAPGHGPNPHAHYATRERIRLTPLGEESARDLLRALLPGLEDRTESPVDARRGDPGTVREETRGFLSRYDLTWRRVRAGILERSGGNPYLLLELIRAIRENGDLVCENGRWRFTSPQVGLALPATAIDLALARVDRLGPEPKRALHIAAVLGASFVADAFAHVATKIGHVGDPRAILGDLEARGLLVREDPGRYDRYRFREIIVRETVYQAVLAPVRARVHRIAAEYLETRPERRDIFVESVVASHWAACGRLERAITWGCEALRTLRRHGQHEECVEWTDRVLAWIGECPPSGGIEARQLEMLEAREASLGLLGRTAQREQTLEQILALLGDRPAHRVKRGIAFERLAVVRRIQGRIPEAIAYLHDALEILRECGQRRYEGKAENGLAVVYGELGRPAEEMEHYRAAQALFEEIDEKRELGRVHNNIGMHHLDSGRVPEAIASIETAIRLFRQIHYRREEAYAVKNLGLAHRQFGDIDRAEGYFRRALALAREVGDLHGEGRAHNNIGMVEYDRGRLDEARDAFLPAMEIHDEVEDAVGGAIVQLNLGLCDQYANRLESALAHIDAAVARFGGADAKRYSAVAQSYRGQQLFELGRIDEARSELLAAADILAEAGEREHLAFTHCRLAAMRIAAEELDRAGESLAQVEHLLASGDLPLVRLVYHAVIGRAALAAGGPDDPETVAAAVREYRRVLDLLEKQRIGPRNEYSAEFTRLRIDLASRGVGESRLPLPAHWDTAPRMSAPTMLETWN
- a CDS encoding GAF domain-containing protein, producing the protein MTDEPGSRSHWIATIEDLRAQLNAARSSTNWRERTDVFLSVVADAAAMLLGRRDVNELLAAMLDHACLLMGAAHAYYGAKEGDDGIRVLVGKGIMETVVGMRLPYQGVSGAAILSGRAECVHDYETWEGRSQDTGDVVVRSAIAVPLLANGQFVTGVLTLFHCGDEEGRFGDDDERLLAGFAQLASVALDNARLFETLQVELHRKDAAEKGMRESERRFAEVIDFLPEAMLAVDRKGRVIAWNRAMAELTGVGSSAVMGRGEYASSVPFYGVRRPMPIDLALRSTDDAGEEMENVVRDGESIVTEIHFPNLRPGGAYLAIRARPTRDPGGRINGAVQTIRDVTARRRMEIAVRESRERLMSHQSTLMDLTKLVATRFDDLDALFREVSAISAATLGVRRMGIRFFNEERNSLVCRERYDAATGRHTSGEEFAQARHPTYFRHLLEDRLITAHDALADPRTREFAADYFPRYGIASTMDCPIRGGGKLLGVVCHEHVGAPRRWTVEEESFAASVGDLIALALESWTRRKVERELQASIRFEDLIIGITTRFCGAASADVDAAIEIALGEIGEFAVVDRAYLFDFADGGRRFSNTHEWCAPDVTPHIADLQNLASDDFAYLVRRIHAGEVFHVPVVAELPPEAANERLEFEREGIRSILCIPIRTLDDVTGFMGFDSVREPLTWTDHQIRLLKTVASLIAVVRERARAASPG
- a CDS encoding glycosyltransferase — its product is MNAESIELSVVIPTRNEAGNIAAAVRETTRVCERMGARFEVVVVDAGSADGTGQIAAEAGARVVTQVRPGYGGAIVDGFETAHGEFVLTMDADLSHPPEFIPRLWRERDGADLVIASRYVPGGFAEMPFDRYLLSKVLNAFFSITLAFPVRDQSSGFRLYRRDAVPLGDLTGADFSLLQDLLIRMHNAGRRIREVPFYYRPRVAGSSNARVFAFGISYLRTFARHWRRRHGPDAADCEFRGASSLNPVRRALLAKRYATIREAVDGCEKILIAGSGSSVFAATYPGVTALDLNEAKVRFLAGRGANAVCADARAMPFADGAFDAVVATWMVAMASGRGALAECARVLAPGGVFVVHVPDARGLTWRMIAALRAWTPLRVTMPDDMAAPDIDALARELDGFGVRVERTASLLGVECILVGRRSG
- a CDS encoding glycosyltransferase family 39 protein, whose translation is MSADAPSAGSDPERPRDAHALRATAIAAMGAATLSLVTLARLALWPYPLENFEGGCVWAARLWTAGQPLYVEPHGPLLPIFNYPPLYAGILRLADSAAHPFLAGRLVSLAAVIAIAVLAAMLARRSANARAVWIAAAVFLIVPETARLGALVRVDALASALSLAALVVGAVESPSRRRLALAALLGVAAWMTKQTAIAGPLALGLWWVVCERRRALVFGAMYAAGLGVAIAACEWASGVFLQNILGFSVTPFAWGRLAYYAGGYIRLDTAPHLLALAGFALALAARTEDGRVAPLAIYAAVTAASLVALGKEGSSHLYMFEFHAACAAGVAVGLDRARGGGASRGAMVAAAAFALLLIASIPSVSPTRNVPASDAADRMLVEALRARPGPAILENSGYALVAGTDAPDLVNPYLAHKLFARGLFDERPWLERVRDRRYALIVLESPPSAPSVVTRERFSDEFLRAVAENYAPAGRAGAYVVCVPREN